A segment of the Brevibacterium zhoupengii genome:
CTGCTGCTTGGTGGGACCCGCTCGCTGGTGGTCTGCTCACTGGCGCAAACTCTGGTTCGTGAACGTGGCATCCACAATCCCCACGACAGCCACTATTATTGCACGATACGGTAATAATTGTGTGAGTCTTTTGCAGAACTCGGTCTTTAATATAGTCTGCGAATCATGGACAGTGACACAGTCGTCAGTTTGCCGCACGCGGTCGAGAAGCTCGTCAACCATGGAGACACGATCGCCCTGGAGGGGTTCTCTCACCTTATCCCGTTCGCCGCGGGCCACGAGATCATCCGCCAAGGGATCACAGGGCTCACATTCTGCCGGATGACGCCCGATCTGCTCAGCGACATGATGATCGCTGCCGGATGCGTTGATCGGCTCGTGTGCTCGTTCTTCGCCTCGGGCTCAGCAGGCAGCCTCTACGAAATCCGCCGACGCATCGAATCGCAGGATCCCGCTCCTCTGCCGGTCGAAGAGTACTCCCACCATGCGATGACCCTGCGCTATCACGCCGGTGCCGCCCGACTCCCGTTCGCACCGATCAGTTCGTTCGTCGGATCCGATATGCCGGGCATCAACCCGGACATCCGCGCGGTCGTCGACCCGTACACGGGCAAGAAGATCCACGTGGTGCCCCCGCTCAACCCGGACGTCACGATCATCCATGCTCAGCGCGCTGACCGGAAGGGCAACGTCCAGATCTGGGGCATCGCCGGAGTCCAACAGGAAGCCGTCTACGCAGCCGACAAGGTCATCGTCACGGTCGAGGAGATCGTCGACGACGAGGTTGTCCGGGCCGACCCGAACCGCACGCTCATCCCCGCCCACGCCGTGGACGCGGTCTGCGTCGTCCCGACCGGCGCTCACCCCTCATACGTGCAGGGCTCCTATGACCGCGACAACGCCTTCTACCGCGAATGGACACCGATCTCAAAGGATCCCGCCCGGCTGCGCGAATGGATTGATGCGCACATACGTACCACGAAGGACCACGAGGAATACCTCGATGCGATCGGCCGTGATCGGATCGAGGCTCTGCGGATGGCGCCCAGACCTTCCGGCAGCGTCGACTACGGACGACGACCGGATGCCTCGACAGAACGGAGCCTACGATGACCACAGCTGCTGACTTCACAGAGACCGAACTCGTCGTGTGCGCGGCGGCGAAGATGCTCGCGCGCAGCACCACGGTCTTCGCCGGCATCGGCCTGCCCACGCTGGCCGTCGACCTGGCCTACCGCACCCTCAACCCCGACATCCAGCTGGTCTACGAATCCGGTGTGGCCGGAGCCCATCCGGAGTCGATGGCCGAGGGCGTCGCCGATTCGGTCGTCGTCTCCGGCGCCGATGCGGTCGTGAACATGCATGCCCTGTTCGGCTACGTGCTCCAAGGCGGCAATGTCGACGTTGGGTTCCTCGGCGCAGCGCAGATCGACCGCTTCGGTTCGCTGAACACCACGGTCATCGGAGACTGGGAATCGCCGAAGGTGCGCCTGCCCGGTTCCGGCGGCGCCGCTGACATCATGGCCAATGCCGGCGAGGTGTTCGTCATCCTCCGCCGCCACGACCCGGCGGCAATGCCGCCTGAACTCGACTTCGTCACCTCGGCCTCACCGGTGCGGGCTGCCGAACATCCCGACTTCATCCAGCCGCGCGGATTCGGGGTCAGCACCGTGATCACCCCGTTGGGGATACTCCAGCGCAAGGACCGCCTCGGCGAGCTCGAACTCACCCACGTCCACCCCGGCGTCACGAGCGAACAGGTGCAGGAGCAGACCGGGTGGGACCTTGCGATCTCAGACGATCTGAGCGTCACGCAGGAGCCCACCGCCGAGGAGGTCCGGCTTCTCCGCGACGAGATCGATACGGTCCGGCTCTACCTGCGATAAGTAAGTGAGGCGTCCCCGCGGGGACGCCTCACACAACGGACCGCGTCCCCGCGGGGACGCCTACGGAATCAGGCCCGGGAGACGTCCTCGCGATCGAGGGCGGCGAGGCGCTCGTCCTCAGCGGTCTCCTCAGCGAGTTCGATCTTCTCCGCCTTCTCGGCATTCGAGTCCTCGGATGCCACCCAGCCGGTCTTCTGCAGCAAGATGAGCGTGCAGATGAGCGAGACCACGGCATAGGATGCGCCGAGAATCGCCACCGGCATAATCGTGTCTGTGCTGGTGTACATCCACTGCGCCAGTGCTGGGGTGGCTCCGGCCACGGTCATCGAGCACAGCTGGTAAGACAGCGAGATGCCCGTGTAGCGCACCTTTGCTGGGAAGGCGCGGGCCAGGATGCCGCCGATTCCTGCATAGAACATCGAGTGCGGAACGGTGGCCGCAGCCATGCCGAGGATGGCCAGCCAGGTGTTGCCGGTCTGGATGGCGAAGAACATCAGCGGCATGAGGACGAATTCGGGAACCACGATCCAGAAGATCGCCTTGCGCATGTCCTTGACCCGGCTGAGGATGACTGCGCCGAAGGGCTGGACGAGGAACTGCACGACGAGTGCGATGGCGACGATGCCGAGGAAGCTCGACGTGCCGTAGGCCCAGTCGTGGGACTGGTCCGTGGCCCATGCCGTGGCGAAGGTGGTCTTGAGGTAGGTGACCTGCACGAGCGGCAGAGCGCCAGCTCCGATGAGGATGATTGCCCAATGCTTCTTGAACGCCTCGACCACAGGCACCTTGACCACAGCGTCCTTCTTGCGGGCCTGCTGCATGATCTGCGGCTCTTCGAGCTTGAGCCTGATGACGAGCCCGACGACGATGAGCAGGATGGAGGCGAGGAAGGCGATCCTCCAGCCGTAGAGGATGAACTCCGGGGTGGGCATCATCGCGAGGAAGAAGAAGGCGCCGGTAGCCAGCAGGTTGCCGGTCGGTGATCCCTGCTGGGCGAAGGCCGAATACAGGATGCTCTTGCCCTTCGGTGCGCTCTCACTGGCGATGAGCACGGATCCGCCCCATTCGCCGCCGACGGCGATACCCTGCAGGACTCGCAGGAGAGTGAGGAGGATGGGGGCCGCAAGACCGATCGTCGAGTAACCGGGCAGCAGACCGACGACGAATGACGCCGCGCCCATGAGGACCAGCGTGACCACAAGTGTCTTCTTGCGACCGTACTTGTCACCGAAGTGGCCGAAGATGATGCCGCCGAGCGGGCGAGCGATGAAGCCTGCCCACATGGTGACGAAGGAGAGCAGAGTGCCGACTCCATCGGGCAGATTCTCCGGGAAGAACACGTGACCGAAGACGAGGGCCGAAGCCGCGCCGTAGATGTAGAAGTCGTACCACTCGATGGTGGTTCCGACGTAGGAGGCGATTCCTGCCTTACGTGCGCTTTTGGCGGTATTGACGGAGTCTGACATGCGAGTCCTCTCAGATGGAGCATCTTTGCACCAGCCGACGGCCAGGTCAGCGCCGTCGATGATGGATTCACAGTAAGCGGGTGAAATGCCGGCGGCAAATAACCTTGCGCTATAAATTCATAACCAACAGTGATGTAGGTGAGTGAAGCCCAGGTCACAACCGGTCTTCTGGCGGGACAGATTCCCGATAACTTCTTTTCACTCTTCAGTATCTGAGACAAATGCAGTGGCAAACGACTGTTGTCATGTGAGTATCAATCGGCGCTGTCAGGAAGTCGTGGGCAGCGTCAGGAGGCTGTCCGTCCCGTCACGAGGTCGCAGCCCCTGTTTCTGCCGACGCTTCGGAGGCGACGACGATGGCCATGCTCAGGTCGCCGACCGGACCGGTCTGATCCTCTCGTCGGATCGTCACCCAAGCCTGCGGCGCGTTCCGACCCGACTCGATCCGACTGAATGACAGACGCTCGTCGCGGCGGTAGGCGCGAGCCAGGGGAGTCGGGGCGAGGGTGATGCCCAAACCGTGCGCGACCATCTCCAGCGCCGTCGCCCAGCTCGTGGTCTCGTGCTGGATGCGCGGCTCGAACCCATGATTACGGCAGATTCCGACGACAGTGTCGTGGTAGATGGGGGAGGCGCTCCTGCGGAAGATGACGAAGGGTCGGTCGGCCGCCTCGGCGAGGGATATGCCTTTCAATTCCGATGGCACGCACAGCCAGAAGTTCTCCCGTGCGGCCGGAGTGCAGATGACGCCGGGGTGCTGCACCGGCATGTGCCCGCACGAGATGTCGATCTCGTGGCCCAGCAGCATGTCGCTCTGACTCGCCGAGGTGGCCTCCCGGGTGGTCACGGAGATGCGCGGTCGTTCGGTGGTGAAGTCCTTCACCGCTTCCGGCAGACCGCGGTGGAGAAACGTGGCGACCGTGCCGATGGCGATCGTCGTCGGATCACCGGAGCCGACCTCGGTGGCAACTCCGTTGAAGCGATTCGCTGCCCCGACCGCGGCCTTGGCGTGGGGGAGGAGCGCCTGTCCGGCGGGTGTGAGCCTGGTGGACGGGGTGCGCAGGAACAGCGGTTTGCCGACGAAGTCCTCGAGTCGTCTGAGCTCGGCGCTCAGTGCCGGTTGGGAGATGTTCATGGCATCGGCGGCGGTCTGGAACTTCCCGTGCTCGGCCAAGGCGATGAAGTAGCGCAGACGCCGGAGGCTCGGTTCGCTCATGATCCCTCAGTCCTCCGATGCTCGACGTTGCGTGCCTCCATCACTGTACGTGCAGGAGTCGCTCGGTCGGCAGTCGGAGTTGAGTGTCAGGAGCGCTCGTTGCCGGCCGCCACCTTATCCCGGTGGGCCTCCTCGCGCTCATGCGCCGCGGCACGGTAGTCACCGGGTTCGAGGAACCGCGAGGCGATGCAGCCGATGAGGATTCCCCAGAAGGCTGCGTGGATGTTGAACAGGTCGAACTCGGCGATCGTGACGACGAAGGTGACCAGGGCACCGAAGGTGTACTTCGAGGAGAACCCGGAGACAAAGGCCTGCCGCAGCGCCCCGAGCATCGCCATTCCGCCCAGAGCCAGAATGTAGGCCTCCGGGGTGCCGAGCATGAACCGAGTGACCAGCGGCGAGAACAGTGCCGCGATGAAGCACAGGAGTGAGTAGAAGACCGCCGCCGAGTACTGCCGCTTCGGGTCACCGGAGGAGGTGAGCAGGGCGTTGGTCGGTCCGGTCAGGCAGGCCGAGACCGCGCCGAAGCAGGCGTTGAGCACCGACATGATGCCCGAAGTCACTGCTGAGGCGTTGACGGGTGTCGCATGTCCGGCGGCGCGCAGCACGGCCTCACCCTGTCCGTTCTGGACGACGAGGACCGTCAGCGTCAGTGGAATGACGAGCTCGAGCTGCGCGGCCCAGGTGAACTCCGGTGGGGTGAACACAGGATGAGCGAGGATCGGGCCACCGGATGAGAGGTCCAACTGCCCGAGGAGTACGACGGCGATGAAGCCCACGAGGAGGGCACCGAGGACAGGAGGCATGAAGCGAGCCAACCCCGGCAGCGCAGTGAGGGCGATGAACGCGACGATCATCGGGATGACGATGGCCGGGGTCGTTCGCCCCGCGTCGACGATGTCGATGCCGAAGCGCAGGAAGATCGCGGCCACCATGGCCATGACGATCGGGGGCGGGATCGCGGCCATGGCCTTCCGGACCAGCCCGCTCATGCCCAGCCCCAGGGTCAGCACACCGGCGACGAAGAAGGCCCCGACGACCTCCCCGAAGCTCAGATGCTGCAGGGAAGGCCCGAGGAGAACGGTGCCCGGAATCGACCAGGCGAAGCCCAACGGCCGCCGGTAGACCAGGGACATGACCAGGGTCGCCAGACCAGCGGAGAGGAAGATCCCGAAGACCCAGGACGAGAGCTGGGCGTCACTGAGACCGCCGGCCAACCCCACCGCCATGGTCACGGCGATGGGGCCGGTGATGCCGAAGATGAGACCGACGACCGCGTTCAGGCAGTATTCGAGTCCGATGTCCCTGCGGATGTCCCGCAGCCTGGGCAGCCGCATCGTCGGGCGCTCGATGAGGGGTTCTTTCCCCGTCGAGCTCGGATTTGCCGAGGTGGCGTTCGGGTTCTCGTGCATACAGTCAGATCTCGTCTCGTGGTGGTTGTCAGCTCTGAGGATGGGATGCCGCTCCGGCATCGTCCGTGGCCAGAGCGGGTCGGTCGGCAGGTGCAACAGCGGTCGCAGCGGGAGCCGGCGCCGGGGCGGTAGCCGCCTGATCCGTTCTGGTCTGGTCCGTGCCGACCTGAGTCGTGCCGGCCGATTCCAGGTCGGGCTGCTTGGGGACCAGGTAGGCCATCAGTGCGCCGAAGAGGGCGACGCCGGCGAAGACGTAGAACGCCTGCGCCCCGCCGAGGCCGATGGAGGCGATGAACCCGCCGATGAATGGGCCGATGACTCCGCCGATGCGACCGAACCCGGCGAACCAGGCCACACCTGCCGATCGGGCGTTCGTCGTGTAGTACGTCGACACGTACCCGTAGCCGAGCACCTGAGTGCCGAGCGTGCCGACTCCTGCCATCGCGATGAACGCGAAGAGGAAGGCGATCGGCAGCTGGAACGTCATCAGGGTGAGAGTGATCGCGGCGAGGATGAAGGTGGAGACGATGATGGGCCGGGGGCTGAAGCGATCGGCGATTGTCGAGCCGATGAGAGCACCGATGACCGCACCGCCGTTGAGGATGAGGAGGAAGGCCAAGGACCCCGAGGTGTCATAGCCGTAGCCCTGCATGATCTCCGGCAGCCAGGTGTTGAGGCCGTAAGTCAGGAGCAGGCCCGCGAAGGACAGGAACCCGAGGAAGATGGTGGCCATGCGCCAGCGCGGGGTGAGGAGTGCGGCGAAGCCGGTGCGTTCGACCGAGGCCGAGTCGGTGACCAGTTGGGAATCGTCGACCAAGGGGGTGCCGGCACGACGTGCCGTGGCGATGGCCTCCTCGCGGCGACCGCGAGTGAGCAGCCACCTCGGCGATTCGGGGACCTTGAAGAAGGCGATGGGCACGAGCACGAGTGGGGCGGCACCGATGATGAAGAGTCCGCGCCAGCCCAGCGGCTCCAGGAGGATGATTCCCAGTCCTGCGGCAAGCACACCGCCGGCGGGGACGCCGGAGTAGACGATGGCGTTGTAGAGGTTGCGCTTGTTCGCGGGAGCGAACTCCGCCATGGTGGCACCGGCGACTGCCAGCACCGCCCCGAGACCCAGGCCGCTGAGGAAGCGGAGGATTCCGAAGGCCATCACCGAGGTGGCGAAGGCGGTGAAGAGCATTCCGAGTGAGAACCAGGAGATGCTCACGAGCAGGAGGCGACGGCGTCCCAGCCAGTCTCCGACGGCCCCGCAGGTGAGCGCTCCGACGAGGACGCCGAGCATGGCGTAGGAGCCGAGGAGCCCCGCCGTGGATGGGTCGAGTGCGCCCAGCTGGGAGGGGTCGTTGAGCAGCGTGGGCATGATCGTGCCGTAGACGGTGAGGTCGTAGCCGTCGAAGACGAGAGCGCCGCAGGCGACGAACGCCACCCACCCCGCTGTCTTCCGTTCCTGCGCAGGTGCTGCGCTGACAAGTGTGTGCGACATGGTCTTCAGTCCTTCAGGTCGGTGCAGAGATCGGCCCTCGGAGAGATTCCGGGGCACCCCCGCCGAGGTGGTCAGGGGGTGTGGTCGAACGTGAGCGTCGGTGCTCAGGTCCGGCAGTGCTCAAGTCAAGTTGTGTTCAGGTCAAGTCGTGCTCAGGTCCAGCGAGGAAGAGTGGGCAAGGTGGGCAGCTCAGAATCGGATTCCAGCTCACCGGGGTAGCCCCAGGCCAGCCAGTGCACGAGATCTTCGCGGTCACCGTTGACGGCTTGGCCGTTGTTCCCGATCTGCCAGTGGTCACCCTCGGTCGAGTCCACAACCAAGGCGGGAGCCGCCTCGGCGATCCTCAATCGTCTGATCAGGGTCTCCAGGGCATCGAGGGCGGAATCGGGGTCCGCCTCCTCGATGGTCCAGGCGGTGCCCAGGGAGTCGTGGGCGATGACGATCTCCCCGATGCGCTGGGGCACGATGTCACCAGGGGTCAGCTGCAGGCCGCGGTAGTCGAAGACGGTGTCCTCGGGCAGTTTGGTCAGCTGAGCGGCGGCTGCGGTGAACGCGAGATGGCACCGGCGATACCGGATGCGGACATCATCGGCCGGGTCATCGCTGAGGTCACCGGAGGCGTCAGCGGAATCAGCGGAGGCGGTGCTGAGCTTGTCGTTGATGAGTCCGGCAAGTTCGAACCCTCCGTCCACGACGCGGGAGATGACGACCTGCCTGCTGTGCCCATCGGCGGTCGTTGACTCCATGAGATCGTCGGCGAGCATCGTGATGACGGTGTCCATCATCTCCGTTTCCCGGCCGAGACGTGAGAGATCCGAATACAGCGCTTCGATGCGATTCACGATTGCGGTCCTTTCCTCTTCTGCGCAGAACACCCTTGTGCGCGCAGAGACTTCTCTGAACTCCAGCAATGGTGGTTGCCGGGTCGACAGCAGTTTTCGCTGTGAGGTCACCGGTCACACTACGGGTCGCAGTGCCCAGTGACAGTCCCTGAGAACCCCAGTCCTGATGCCCTGGGTCAGTCCTAGGGGTCCCCCTGGTGTGAACTGCATCACCGGCCACCAGGATGGAGTGATCAACAAGAGACCTACTCAACGAGAGACCAATGGAGGCTCACCATGACCGATACCCTCGATTTCAGCGCTGACACTCGAGATCTCATCGCGAACGGAGTCCAGGAGCGGCCCGACGAAGGCGTGCGCCGAGTCAACCGGCAGATCTTCACGGACGAAGAGACCTTTGAACTCGAGATGAAGTACATCTTCGAAGGCAACTGGATCTACCTCGCCCACGAATCCCAGATCCCCGAGATCGGCGACTACTTCACGACCTACATCGGTCGACAGCCCATCATGATCACCCGGGACAAGCAGGGCGGGCTCAACTGCCTCATCAACGCCTGCGCCCACCGCGGAGCGATGCTCTGCCGCCGCAAGACCGACAACCGCACCACCCTCACCTGCCCGTTCCACGGCTGGACCTTCCGCAACTCCGGTGAGCTGCTCAAGGTCAAGGACGGACGCAACGGCGGCTACCCGGAGCAGTTCAACAAGGAAGGCTCCCACGACCTGACCAAGGTCGCACGGTTCGAAAGCTACCGCGGGTTCCTCTTCGGCTCACTCAACCCTGATGTGCAACCCCTGGAGGATCACCTCGGCGACACTCGGGTCATCATCGACTCCGTCGTCGACCAGTCCCCGGACGGCCTCGAGATCCTCAAGGGCGCGACCACCTACACCTACGAAGGCAACTGGAAGCTGCAGACGGAGAACGGTGCCGACGGCTACCACGTGACCTCCGTGCACTGGAACTACGCGGCCACCACCGCGCGTCGCAAGTCCGGTGAGTCGGAGAACGAAACGAAGGCCATGGACGCCGGCGGCTGGGGCAAGGTGGCGGGCGGCTTCTACTCCTTCCCCTACGGCCACCTGCTGCTATGGCAGGAATGGACGAACCCCGAGGACCGGTCCCTGTGGTCAGAGCGCGAACGCCTCGTTGAGCAGTACGGCGAGACGATGGCGAACTTCATGACCAACATCTCCCGCAACCTCTGCCTCTACCCCAACGTCTACCTGATGGACCAGTTCAGCTCGCAGATCCGGCATATCCGCCCGATCGCCGCCGACCTGACCGAGGTCACGACCTTCTGCATCGCGCCGAAGGGCGAATCCCAGGAGGCTCGGGCCAACCGCATCCGCCAGTACGAGGACTTCTTCAACGCCACCGGCATGGCGACACCGGACGACCTCGAGGAGTTCCGGTCCGCGCACAAGACCTACCGCGCCTCGGCGTCACCGTGGAACGACATGTCCCGCGGTCAGGAACACCAGATCGATGGACCCGACGAACAGGCCAAGGAACTGGGCATCAACCCGATCGCCTCGGGTGCCAAGACCGAGGACGAAGGCCTCTACCCTGTCCAGCACGAGTACTGGCAGTCGGTCATGAAGGACGCGCTCGCCGCAGAGGACGCACGTGCCGCAGCACGGCAGCAGCAGTAAGTCCCGAAGCAGCAGCCGGCGCAGTAGCTGGCACGCAGCGCAGTAGCTGGCACGCAGCGCACAAGCACCAAGGAAGGAACCCGCAATCATGACCATGACAGCACCCGCGACGAAGTCCGGCCTGATCGTCGACCCCGAAACCTCCGAATGGATCCGCCAGTTCCTCTACCGTGAGGCTCGACTCCTCGACGAATGGAACTTCGAGGAGTGGTTGGAGTGCTACCACCCCGACGCCCCGTTCTGGATGCCGGCCTGGGATGTCGACGACACTCTCACGACGGACCCCCAGAACGAGATCTCACTCATCTGGTACCCGAACCGCAGCGGACTCGAAGACCGAGTCTTCCGCATCAGGACCGACCGTTCGGCCGCCACATCCATGCCGGAACCGCGCACCGAGCACAACATCAGCGGCGTGGAGTTCCTCAGCCGCGACGGTGACACGGTCGAAGCCCGCTTCAGCTGGACCACCCACTACTACCGGTACCAGTCGACGCTGACCTATTACGGCCACAGCCTCTACACCCTAGACATCTCGGGGGAGATACCGGTGATCACGGCCAAGAAGGTCATCCTCAAGAACGACACGGTCCATCAGCTCATCGACATCTACATGATCTGAGCCGGTCGATTCGACCGTGGCGGGTACCCGCCGAGTGCTGGGCGATACCCGCCCGGTGCCGAGCGGCCCGCCGAGGAGTGACCATCTGCGTGAGGACGCGCAGCCCGAGAGAGAAGAAGGACAACCATGAGCAACGACGTAGCCATCAGCTTCGAAGATGGCGTCACCAAGATCATCAAGGTCAACCAGTACGAGACCGTGATGGAAGCCGCCTTCAAGGCGCGGATCAACCTTCCCTCCGACTGCCGCGACGGGGCCTGCGGGACATGCAAGTCCTTCTGCACCTCGGGCGAATTCGACCCGGGCGACTTCATCGACGACGCGATGACGGAAGAGGAGCTCGAAGAAGGCTACGTACTCACCTGCCAGGCCACTCCCGAATCCGACATGGTCATCGACGTTCCCACGACCTCCGACATCGCCAAGACCTCGGCCTCGGAGTTCGAAACCGAGATCGTCGACCTGGAATTCCACGCAGACTCCACCGTCAGCTTCACCCTGTCCGTGGACAAGCGTGACGACCTGGCCTACCTGCCTGGGCAGTACATGAACCTGCAGGTCCCGGGCACAGACCAGGCCCGCTCCTACTCCTTCAGCTCGGGCCCGAAGGTCGAGAAGACCTCCTTCATGGTCCGCAACACCCCGGGTGGTGCCATGTCGACCTTCCTGACCGAACGCGCCGCGGTCGGTGACAAGCTGACGATGACCGGACCCTACGGCACCTTCTTCCTCCGTCCGCCGAAGCGTCGCATGCTGCTGCTGGCCGGCGGCACTGGGCTCGCCCCGATCCTGTCGATCCTCGAGAAGATCGCCGATGACGGCACCGACCAACCCATCCACCTGGTCTACGGAGTCACCAACGACTCCGACCTCGTGGGCCTCGACATCCTCGAGGATTACACGAAGAAGATCAGCACACTGACCTACAGCTACTGCGTGTCCAACCCGGAATCGACCGCTGAGCAGAAGGGTTACGTCACCCAGTTCCTCGATGACGAGCACCTTGCCGGCGGCGACGTCGACATCTACCTCTGCGGTCCACCGCCGATGGTCGACGCGGTCTCGAAGTGGCTCGGCGATGAGGGCATCACCCCGGCGAACTTCTACTACGAACGCTTCGCACCCAAGGGCTCGACCGATGATGATGAGTCCGGGGCACCGATGAGCACCGAGGAGATCAAGGAAGCCGGAGACAAGGTCAGCGCCGGTGACGCAGTGTCGTCGATGGAGACCGGTCGTCTCTCCTTCACACACCAGGATTCTATGGCCCACCTCGAAGCCCGCACGGGTCTCGAACTCGCCGTGACAGAACTGCTCATGGGCCGGCTGACCGATAAGCAGCTCGAACAGTTCCGTCGCCTGGCGAAGAACGTCTCGACGGTGCTCAAGGGCAACGAGATCGTCGACGCCGAGGAGTTCGGCAAGCTCAACGAGGAATTCCACGAATACCTCTTCATCCTCTCCGACAACCCCGCCTTCCTCGAAAGCTTCCGCCGACTCCAGGTCCAAAGCCAGATCGTCGAAGCCCTGAAGAACGGCGGCTGGATCGCCCCCGAAGTCGACCAGGAGCACTTCGAACTCG
Coding sequences within it:
- a CDS encoding CoA transferase subunit A, with the protein product MDSDTVVSLPHAVEKLVNHGDTIALEGFSHLIPFAAGHEIIRQGITGLTFCRMTPDLLSDMMIAAGCVDRLVCSFFASGSAGSLYEIRRRIESQDPAPLPVEEYSHHAMTLRYHAGAARLPFAPISSFVGSDMPGINPDIRAVVDPYTGKKIHVVPPLNPDVTIIHAQRADRKGNVQIWGIAGVQQEAVYAADKVIVTVEEIVDDEVVRADPNRTLIPAHAVDAVCVVPTGAHPSYVQGSYDRDNAFYREWTPISKDPARLREWIDAHIRTTKDHEEYLDAIGRDRIEALRMAPRPSGSVDYGRRPDASTERSLR
- a CDS encoding CoA-transferase subunit beta; translation: MTTAADFTETELVVCAAAKMLARSTTVFAGIGLPTLAVDLAYRTLNPDIQLVYESGVAGAHPESMAEGVADSVVVSGADAVVNMHALFGYVLQGGNVDVGFLGAAQIDRFGSLNTTVIGDWESPKVRLPGSGGAADIMANAGEVFVILRRHDPAAMPPELDFVTSASPVRAAEHPDFIQPRGFGVSTVITPLGILQRKDRLGELELTHVHPGVTSEQVQEQTGWDLAISDDLSVTQEPTAEEVRLLRDEIDTVRLYLR
- a CDS encoding MFS transporter codes for the protein MSDSVNTAKSARKAGIASYVGTTIEWYDFYIYGAASALVFGHVFFPENLPDGVGTLLSFVTMWAGFIARPLGGIIFGHFGDKYGRKKTLVVTLVLMGAASFVVGLLPGYSTIGLAAPILLTLLRVLQGIAVGGEWGGSVLIASESAPKGKSILYSAFAQQGSPTGNLLATGAFFFLAMMPTPEFILYGWRIAFLASILLIVVGLVIRLKLEEPQIMQQARKKDAVVKVPVVEAFKKHWAIILIGAGALPLVQVTYLKTTFATAWATDQSHDWAYGTSSFLGIVAIALVVQFLVQPFGAVILSRVKDMRKAIFWIVVPEFVLMPLMFFAIQTGNTWLAILGMAAATVPHSMFYAGIGGILARAFPAKVRYTGISLSYQLCSMTVAGATPALAQWMYTSTDTIMPVAILGASYAVVSLICTLILLQKTGWVASEDSNAEKAEKIELAEETAEDERLAALDREDVSRA
- a CDS encoding LysR family transcriptional regulator — its product is MSEPSLRRLRYFIALAEHGKFQTAADAMNISQPALSAELRRLEDFVGKPLFLRTPSTRLTPAGQALLPHAKAAVGAANRFNGVATEVGSGDPTTIAIGTVATFLHRGLPEAVKDFTTERPRISVTTREATSASQSDMLLGHEIDISCGHMPVQHPGVICTPAARENFWLCVPSELKGISLAEAADRPFVIFRRSASPIYHDTVVGICRNHGFEPRIQHETTSWATALEMVAHGLGITLAPTPLARAYRRDERLSFSRIESGRNAPQAWVTIRREDQTGPVGDLSMAIVVASEASAETGAATS
- a CDS encoding benzoate/H(+) symporter BenE family transporter → MHENPNATSANPSSTGKEPLIERPTMRLPRLRDIRRDIGLEYCLNAVVGLIFGITGPIAVTMAVGLAGGLSDAQLSSWVFGIFLSAGLATLVMSLVYRRPLGFAWSIPGTVLLGPSLQHLSFGEVVGAFFVAGVLTLGLGMSGLVRKAMAAIPPPIVMAMVAAIFLRFGIDIVDAGRTTPAIVIPMIVAFIALTALPGLARFMPPVLGALLVGFIAVVLLGQLDLSSGGPILAHPVFTPPEFTWAAQLELVIPLTLTVLVVQNGQGEAVLRAAGHATPVNASAVTSGIMSVLNACFGAVSACLTGPTNALLTSSGDPKRQYSAAVFYSLLCFIAALFSPLVTRFMLGTPEAYILALGGMAMLGALRQAFVSGFSSKYTFGALVTFVVTIAEFDLFNIHAAFWGILIGCIASRFLEPGDYRAAAHEREEAHRDKVAAGNERS
- a CDS encoding MFS transporter, with translation MSHTLVSAAPAQERKTAGWVAFVACGALVFDGYDLTVYGTIMPTLLNDPSQLGALDPSTAGLLGSYAMLGVLVGALTCGAVGDWLGRRRLLLVSISWFSLGMLFTAFATSVMAFGILRFLSGLGLGAVLAVAGATMAEFAPANKRNLYNAIVYSGVPAGGVLAAGLGIILLEPLGWRGLFIIGAAPLVLVPIAFFKVPESPRWLLTRGRREEAIATARRAGTPLVDDSQLVTDSASVERTGFAALLTPRWRMATIFLGFLSFAGLLLTYGLNTWLPEIMQGYGYDTSGSLAFLLILNGGAVIGALIGSTIADRFSPRPIIVSTFILAAITLTLMTFQLPIAFLFAFIAMAGVGTLGTQVLGYGYVSTYYTTNARSAGVAWFAGFGRIGGVIGPFIGGFIASIGLGGAQAFYVFAGVALFGALMAYLVPKQPDLESAGTTQVGTDQTRTDQAATAPAPAPAATAVAPADRPALATDDAGAASHPQS
- a CDS encoding DinB family protein produces the protein MNRIEALYSDLSRLGRETEMMDTVITMLADDLMESTTADGHSRQVVISRVVDGGFELAGLINDKLSTASADSADASGDLSDDPADDVRIRYRRCHLAFTAAAAQLTKLPEDTVFDYRGLQLTPGDIVPQRIGEIVIAHDSLGTAWTIEEADPDSALDALETLIRRLRIAEAAPALVVDSTEGDHWQIGNNGQAVNGDREDLVHWLAWGYPGELESDSELPTLPTLPRWT
- the benA gene encoding benzoate 1,2-dioxygenase large subunit codes for the protein MTDTLDFSADTRDLIANGVQERPDEGVRRVNRQIFTDEETFELEMKYIFEGNWIYLAHESQIPEIGDYFTTYIGRQPIMITRDKQGGLNCLINACAHRGAMLCRRKTDNRTTLTCPFHGWTFRNSGELLKVKDGRNGGYPEQFNKEGSHDLTKVARFESYRGFLFGSLNPDVQPLEDHLGDTRVIIDSVVDQSPDGLEILKGATTYTYEGNWKLQTENGADGYHVTSVHWNYAATTARRKSGESENETKAMDAGGWGKVAGGFYSFPYGHLLLWQEWTNPEDRSLWSERERLVEQYGETMANFMTNISRNLCLYPNVYLMDQFSSQIRHIRPIAADLTEVTTFCIAPKGESQEARANRIRQYEDFFNATGMATPDDLEEFRSAHKTYRASASPWNDMSRGQEHQIDGPDEQAKELGINPIASGAKTEDEGLYPVQHEYWQSVMKDALAAEDARAAARQQQ
- the benB gene encoding benzoate 1,2-dioxygenase small subunit, producing the protein MTMTAPATKSGLIVDPETSEWIRQFLYREARLLDEWNFEEWLECYHPDAPFWMPAWDVDDTLTTDPQNEISLIWYPNRSGLEDRVFRIRTDRSAATSMPEPRTEHNISGVEFLSRDGDTVEARFSWTTHYYRYQSTLTYYGHSLYTLDISGEIPVITAKKVILKNDTVHQLIDIYMI